The Paenibacillus sp. RUD330 genome has a segment encoding these proteins:
- a CDS encoding PDZ domain-containing protein produces MDTALEILRHYGTAAVRLLSQPFYYFALLLIILSYIRQTRTERKLFHVRLHAWPKLLGRAVWSGLLAGAALSAGAAFIGMSLTPSAALWLWGTAALLMLVRVRYLCFAYSVGVLGLLQWLSGLLGLPDGAGWLGRAALSLDNLDIPGLLLLVAGLHAAEALLVRRDGARFSSPLFLEGKRGKLIGGYALQGYWPVPLLLLVPSASAAASLPWTPLLGGSAWDGGWTVIALPAIIGFTDLTRSELPKLQARLTSRRLLAYSAVLAAAALGAAYAEPLVPVAALLSLGLHEALILLGSMRERQRRPRFVHDERGLCILGVVPGTPAEEMGLEAGEVLHKVNGQKVRTKEDLHAALHMNSAFCRMEVFNADGQLKFLQRARYAGEHHQLGVLLAPDEDAGYYAAPAHVSVLGLLRRSRAARRRVRKDTTM; encoded by the coding sequence GTGGACACGGCCTTGGAGATACTCCGTCATTACGGGACAGCGGCCGTCAGGCTGTTGTCCCAGCCGTTTTATTATTTTGCGCTGCTGCTGATCATCCTCTCTTATATCCGGCAGACCCGGACGGAACGCAAGCTGTTCCATGTGCGCCTGCATGCTTGGCCCAAGCTGCTCGGGCGAGCCGTCTGGAGCGGCCTGCTCGCCGGTGCCGCCCTCTCGGCTGGCGCAGCCTTCATCGGCATGAGCCTGACGCCTTCCGCCGCGCTGTGGCTGTGGGGGACGGCCGCCCTGCTCATGCTCGTCCGCGTCCGCTATCTCTGTTTTGCCTACAGTGTCGGCGTGCTCGGGCTGCTGCAATGGCTCAGCGGCCTGCTCGGCCTGCCGGACGGGGCGGGCTGGCTCGGACGGGCCGCTCTCTCGCTGGACAATCTCGACATTCCCGGCCTCTTGCTGCTCGTAGCCGGCCTGCATGCGGCCGAGGCTTTGCTCGTCCGCCGGGATGGCGCCCGCTTCTCCTCGCCGCTGTTCCTCGAGGGCAAGCGCGGGAAGCTGATCGGCGGCTACGCCCTGCAGGGCTATTGGCCGGTGCCCCTGCTTCTGCTGGTGCCGTCCGCTTCGGCGGCGGCCTCGCTGCCATGGACGCCTCTGCTCGGCGGCTCCGCATGGGACGGCGGCTGGACGGTCATCGCGCTGCCGGCCATCATCGGCTTCACCGACCTGACGCGCTCGGAGCTTCCGAAGCTCCAGGCCCGCCTCACATCGCGCCGGCTGCTCGCCTACAGCGCCGTGCTGGCTGCGGCCGCGCTCGGGGCCGCATATGCGGAGCCGCTCGTGCCGGTCGCCGCGCTGCTTTCCCTCGGGCTTCATGAAGCCCTCATTCTGCTGGGATCGATGCGGGAGCGTCAGCGTCGGCCGCGCTTCGTCCATGACGAGCGGGGCCTGTGCATTCTCGGAGTCGTACCGGGAACGCCGGCCGAGGAGATGGGCCTTGAAGCGGGCGAAGTGCTCCACAAGGTGAACGGGCAGAAGGTAAGGACCAAGGAAGATCTGCATGCGGCGCTGCACATGAACTCCGCTTTTTGCCGGATGGAGGTGTTCAATGCCGACGGACAGCTCAAGTTCTTGCAGCGGGCCAGGTACGCCGGCGAACATCACCAGCTCGGAGTGCTGCTGGCTCCCGATGAGGATGCGGGCTATTATGCGGCTCCGGCGCATGTATCCGTGCTGGGCCTGCTGAGGCGGAGCCGCGCTGCGCGGCGCCGTGTCCGCAAGGATACGACGATGTAG